A region of Jonquetella anthropi DSM 22815 DNA encodes the following proteins:
- the lepA gene encoding translation elongation factor 4 — protein MTHVTAEISKIRNFSIVAHIDHGKSTLADRLLEFTGAIDPRNMKDQVLDTLELERERGITIKSVPVRMAYRAQDGEDYVLNLIDTPGHVDFGYEVSRSLAACEGALLVVDSTQGVQAQTLANAYKAFDQGLEILPVLNKIDLPSARPEEIRKEVEDVVGIDASKAVPCSAKEGIGIKEILEQIVALVPPPSGDPQAPLQALIFDAVYDNYRGVVCYIRMVNGTLKAGRKIRLMATGATYEVEEVGVFSPLWNPIGELGPGEVGYFTASIKTLHEARVGDTVTSDDVPASSPLPGYKSVKPVVYCGIYPVDRDSYPQVRDALEKLALNDASLSFDPETSAALGFGFRCGFLGLLHMDITRERLEREFGVSLVATFPNVVYQLLLKNGSILEAHRPTDFPDAGEIDQVREPMIRLTVYTPSDYVGKVMQLCQDKRGTFETMEYITPDRVRAIYKLPLAEFIVDFYDRLQAVTRGYASLDYDHIGFEPSDLVKVDVLMNGESVDAFSFICHGDDAYHRGQKVVSKLKELIPRQLFEVPIQASIGKRVIVRANVKALRKDVLAKCYGGDITRKNKLLEKQKKGKERMKLIGRVSIPPEAFLRFLDVDDADSR, from the coding sequence ATGACTCACGTGACCGCCGAGATCTCTAAAATACGCAACTTTTCTATCGTGGCTCACATTGACCACGGCAAGTCGACCTTGGCCGACCGGCTGCTGGAATTTACCGGAGCCATTGATCCCAGAAATATGAAAGATCAGGTCCTCGACACCTTGGAGCTGGAACGGGAGCGGGGCATCACCATCAAGTCGGTGCCGGTCCGAATGGCCTATCGGGCCCAAGACGGCGAGGACTACGTGCTCAACCTGATCGACACGCCCGGTCACGTCGACTTTGGCTATGAGGTTTCCCGATCGCTGGCGGCGTGCGAGGGCGCTCTGCTCGTCGTGGACTCGACCCAAGGTGTTCAGGCCCAGACGCTGGCCAACGCGTACAAGGCGTTCGACCAAGGGTTGGAAATTCTGCCGGTGCTGAACAAGATCGACCTGCCGTCCGCCCGTCCGGAGGAAATCCGCAAGGAAGTAGAGGACGTGGTGGGCATCGACGCGTCCAAGGCGGTTCCCTGCAGCGCCAAAGAGGGGATCGGCATTAAAGAAATTTTGGAACAGATCGTCGCGCTGGTGCCTCCGCCGTCGGGAGACCCACAAGCGCCGCTGCAGGCGCTCATCTTTGACGCGGTGTACGACAACTATCGGGGCGTGGTCTGCTACATCCGAATGGTCAACGGCACGCTGAAGGCCGGCCGAAAAATCAGGCTGATGGCGACAGGCGCCACCTACGAAGTTGAAGAGGTTGGCGTCTTTTCCCCGCTCTGGAACCCGATCGGCGAACTGGGGCCCGGAGAAGTGGGATATTTTACCGCCAGCATCAAGACCCTGCACGAGGCGAGGGTCGGCGACACGGTCACGTCAGACGACGTCCCGGCGTCGAGCCCCCTGCCGGGGTACAAGTCGGTCAAGCCGGTGGTGTACTGCGGCATTTACCCGGTGGACCGGGACTCGTACCCGCAGGTTCGGGACGCGCTGGAAAAACTGGCGCTGAACGACGCGTCGCTGAGCTTTGACCCGGAAACGTCGGCAGCGCTGGGCTTCGGTTTCCGCTGCGGATTTTTGGGGCTGCTCCACATGGACATTACCCGAGAGCGGCTGGAACGGGAGTTCGGCGTGTCGCTGGTGGCAACGTTCCCCAACGTGGTCTATCAGTTGTTGCTGAAAAACGGCTCTATACTGGAAGCCCACCGGCCGACCGACTTCCCTGACGCCGGCGAGATTGACCAGGTTCGGGAGCCGATGATCCGCCTGACCGTTTACACGCCGTCGGACTACGTCGGCAAAGTCATGCAGCTCTGTCAGGACAAGCGGGGCACGTTCGAGACGATGGAGTACATCACGCCGGATCGGGTGCGGGCCATTTACAAGCTGCCGTTGGCCGAGTTCATCGTCGACTTTTACGACCGGCTTCAGGCGGTCACCCGGGGTTATGCGTCGCTGGACTACGATCACATCGGCTTTGAGCCGTCGGACTTGGTCAAGGTCGACGTGCTGATGAACGGCGAGAGCGTGGACGCCTTCTCGTTTATCTGTCACGGCGACGACGCGTACCACCGGGGACAGAAGGTCGTTTCCAAGCTGAAGGAGCTGATTCCCCGCCAACTGTTCGAGGTGCCCATTCAGGCGTCTATCGGCAAGCGGGTGATCGTCCGAGCCAACGTGAAAGCGCTCCGCAAGGACGTGCTGGCCAAGTGCTACGGCGGCGACATCACGCGGAAGAACAAGCTGCTGGAGAAACAGAAAAAAGGAAAAGAACGGATGAAGCTCATCGGACGGGTGTCCATTCCGCCGGAGGCGTTCCTGCGCTTTCTGGACGTGGACGATGCGGACAGCCGCTGA
- a CDS encoding 4-(cytidine 5'-diphospho)-2-C-methyl-D-erythritol kinase, with protein MAAAVSPLTVPSYAKINLTLRIGPRRPDGYHELTSLVWRTPPVESLTIAPAARDALSVTGCQIEGENVLVKALRMIRAEGENVPPLATALDKRVPPGSGLGAGSGNGAAFLQAIETLGFQIAVARDAAGADGYFFLSGAQTALMRGIGNDVTPCRAAELSCIAVCPNWPTNTARAYARLDGLRAKPQDMEEAQREAMRVLDALCAGEKVGLLPNDFLALAAERAEYGELFAAFSDAGALAWGLTGSGSAAFGVWPFGKAPELELNEPWIRTILRL; from the coding sequence ATGGCCGCCGCCGTCAGCCCTCTGACCGTTCCCAGCTATGCCAAAATCAACCTGACGCTTCGCATCGGCCCTCGCCGGCCTGACGGGTATCACGAACTGACCTCTCTGGTCTGGCGGACGCCGCCGGTCGAGAGCCTGACGATCGCGCCGGCGGCGCGTGACGCTCTGTCGGTGACCGGCTGTCAGATCGAAGGCGAAAATGTCCTCGTCAAGGCGCTGAGAATGATCCGCGCCGAAGGGGAAAACGTCCCTCCGCTGGCAACCGCGCTGGACAAGCGCGTGCCGCCCGGATCTGGGCTTGGCGCCGGAAGCGGCAACGGCGCGGCGTTTCTTCAAGCCATCGAAACTCTGGGCTTTCAAATTGCGGTCGCGCGGGACGCCGCCGGTGCAGACGGATATTTTTTCCTGTCCGGAGCGCAGACTGCCCTGATGAGGGGAATCGGAAACGACGTGACGCCCTGCAGAGCGGCGGAGCTTTCCTGTATCGCCGTCTGTCCCAACTGGCCGACCAACACCGCTCGCGCGTACGCTCGGCTCGACGGGCTACGGGCCAAGCCGCAGGACATGGAAGAGGCGCAACGCGAAGCCATGCGAGTGTTGGACGCGCTATGTGCTGGAGAAAAAGTCGGCCTTCTGCCCAACGACTTTTTAGCCCTTGCCGCCGAGCGGGCGGAGTACGGGGAACTTTTTGCCGCGTTTTCCGACGCAGGCGCTCTGGCGTGGGGGCTCACCGGGAGCGGCAGCGCCGCGTTCGGCGTTTGGCCCTTCGGGAAGGCTCCGGAACTTGAGCTGAACGAACCTTGGATCAGGACGATTCTGCGCCTGTGA
- a CDS encoding coproporphyrinogen-III oxidase family protein — protein MRTAADLFRGTGSGPCGLYLHVPFCRGKCPYCSFYSRPLTARALDEYLTGVERELGILASRYSGKLQTVYIGGGTPSALPIDAWRRLFAGLEWLKRESSAEFTAEANPESLTDELIGLWQDHGVNRVSLGVQSLDDRILSGLSRHHSAVQALERTAQCVRLGFRVSCDVMFGLPGQTLRNFAETVKRLVSTGVRHLSLYQLSIEPGSYWWAHRPKELGGGYAPYRWAQWYLPRQGFRQYEIASFAGPGEESRHNQLYWTRANVLPAGPSAWGYWEGCRTCGEPTVGRWAADLAAGRLPLAGWEELKGGRAASEAVILGTRMAQGIDLASWESQFGRRARGELERRLSLLPPDCFAVRAGRLSLTPKGMRLGNALWSELLEL, from the coding sequence ATGCGGACAGCCGCTGACCTGTTCAGAGGAACTGGCTCCGGTCCCTGCGGGCTGTACCTGCACGTGCCATTCTGTCGGGGCAAGTGCCCGTACTGTTCATTTTACAGCCGGCCTCTCACGGCGCGGGCGCTGGACGAGTACCTGACCGGCGTCGAGCGGGAGCTTGGAATACTCGCGAGCCGCTACAGCGGGAAGCTTCAAACAGTTTATATCGGAGGCGGCACGCCGTCGGCCCTGCCGATTGACGCGTGGCGGAGATTGTTTGCCGGGCTGGAATGGCTGAAGCGGGAAAGCAGCGCGGAGTTTACCGCCGAGGCGAACCCGGAAAGCCTGACAGACGAGCTGATCGGGCTGTGGCAGGACCATGGCGTCAACCGGGTGAGCTTGGGCGTCCAGTCTCTTGACGACCGAATCTTGAGCGGCCTGTCCCGGCATCACAGTGCCGTTCAGGCGCTGGAGCGGACAGCCCAGTGCGTCCGGCTCGGCTTTCGGGTGTCCTGCGACGTCATGTTCGGCCTGCCGGGGCAGACGCTGAGGAATTTCGCCGAGACGGTGAAAAGGCTGGTCAGCACGGGAGTTAGACACCTGTCCTTGTATCAGCTGTCCATCGAGCCGGGCAGCTACTGGTGGGCTCATAGGCCAAAGGAACTGGGCGGCGGCTACGCCCCGTACCGATGGGCCCAGTGGTACCTGCCGCGTCAGGGGTTTCGACAGTACGAGATCGCGTCGTTCGCCGGGCCGGGCGAGGAAAGCCGGCACAACCAGCTGTACTGGACCCGCGCCAACGTTCTGCCTGCCGGGCCGTCGGCTTGGGGGTACTGGGAAGGGTGCCGGACGTGCGGCGAGCCGACCGTCGGCCGATGGGCCGCTGACTTGGCGGCCGGGCGGCTTCCTCTTGCCGGCTGGGAGGAACTTAAAGGCGGCCGGGCCGCCAGCGAGGCGGTTATCTTGGGCACTCGTATGGCCCAGGGAATCGACTTGGCGTCCTGGGAGAGCCAATTTGGCCGCCGGGCCCGGGGCGAGCTGGAACGCCGTCTGTCCCTTCTGCCGCCGGATTGTTTTGCCGTTCGGGCCGGTCGGCTGAGCCTAACGCCGAAGGGCATGAGGCTGGGCAACGCGCTTTGGAGTGAACTGCTTGAATTATGA
- a CDS encoding ZinT/AdcA family metal-binding protein: MKLSSLFGSIALVAALGGMALAQDKSGLKDWAGEYVSADAFLSAPQADEFCQKVVDEAKKAGKDVTADQVKENVGGQFESQFKSALIDESGITFEIKEDGQSIHVDYEFKGAVSAADGTKWYAFDAKEAPADSKLSHVILSDLSGDPEQLQIRCGEGSAAELADNPGAAWCSVLFHKDLAPADFLSKLDPAAVAEKME, from the coding sequence ATGAAGTTGAGTTCTTTGTTTGGTTCCATCGCGTTAGTGGCGGCTCTGGGGGGCATGGCGTTGGCCCAAGATAAGAGCGGTTTGAAGGATTGGGCCGGCGAGTACGTGAGCGCCGACGCGTTCTTGTCCGCACCGCAGGCAGACGAGTTCTGCCAGAAGGTTGTTGACGAAGCGAAGAAGGCCGGCAAGGACGTGACGGCTGATCAGGTAAAAGAAAACGTCGGCGGGCAGTTTGAGTCCCAGTTCAAGAGCGCCCTGATTGACGAGAGCGGCATAACGTTTGAGATCAAGGAAGACGGTCAGAGCATTCACGTTGATTACGAGTTCAAGGGCGCCGTCAGCGCCGCCGACGGGACGAAATGGTACGCCTTCGACGCGAAGGAAGCTCCGGCTGACAGCAAGCTGTCTCATGTGATTTTGAGCGATCTGAGCGGTGACCCTGAGCAGCTTCAGATTCGGTGCGGAGAGGGAAGCGCAGCCGAGCTGGCTGACAACCCGGGCGCCGCGTGGTGCAGCGTTCTGTTCCACAAGGATCTCGCACCTGCTGATTTCCTGTCCAAACTTGACCCGGCCGCGGTCGCCGAGAAGATGGAGTAA
- the yedF gene encoding sulfurtransferase-like selenium metabolism protein YedF has product MKKVDARGQQCPQPVMMTREALASAPEAIQVTVDNAIAGQNVSRFLTSQGYAVKLSAENDDIIIEGTKAVSSPAPAKAECQPARALKPAMLITHQTLGGNDAELGEVLIKGLLGTLSQLDDLRPAVVALMNEGVKLAVRGTPTCEALNAYEKAGGSVLVCGTCLKHFGLTDSIGVGVVSNMFEIVSTMLASNAVCL; this is encoded by the coding sequence ATGAAAAAAGTAGACGCACGGGGCCAGCAATGCCCCCAACCGGTAATGATGACCCGCGAAGCCCTAGCCAGCGCGCCCGAAGCTATTCAGGTAACTGTGGACAACGCCATTGCCGGACAGAACGTATCCCGCTTCTTGACCAGCCAGGGCTACGCGGTGAAGCTGTCAGCCGAGAACGACGACATCATCATCGAAGGCACCAAGGCCGTTTCGTCTCCGGCCCCGGCGAAAGCCGAGTGCCAGCCAGCCCGGGCGCTCAAGCCCGCCATGCTGATCACCCATCAGACGCTGGGCGGCAACGACGCCGAGCTCGGCGAAGTGCTGATCAAAGGTCTGCTGGGAACCCTGTCCCAGCTGGACGACCTGCGCCCTGCGGTCGTGGCCCTGATGAACGAAGGAGTCAAGCTGGCCGTGAGGGGAACTCCGACCTGCGAGGCACTGAACGCCTACGAAAAGGCCGGCGGCTCCGTGTTGGTCTGCGGCACCTGCCTCAAGCACTTCGGCCTGACCGACAGCATTGGCGTCGGCGTTGTGTCCAACATGTTTGAAATCGTCTCGACGATGCTGGCGTCCAACGCCGTCTGCCTGTAA
- a CDS encoding phosphoribosyltransferase family protein, whose protein sequence is MRGQRIERLIRITSRFLSSPSSPISLTGLADDFSVSKTVISDDVAVIDETLQLEGFGRIVVDRGRAGGAAYVPSLSPLRRKTFLDEMVARLGQSSRRLPAGFIYYADVLFHPATVELLGLALASDFLASKPTIVMTSEVKGIPLGLSTARALGLPLALCRFRNRASDGPAVCVHYPTPAGEARAVYMGTKQLGSDDRVLIVDDFVRGGSTVAGMCQVSREFGAQIVGVGAFILADEPAKKAVSGCQSLLRLSPGRRLYISGEEAPTEPYDDDAEGLTVL, encoded by the coding sequence GTGCGTGGTCAAAGAATTGAACGGCTGATTCGCATTACTTCGAGATTTCTTTCCTCCCCGTCCAGTCCCATCTCGCTGACTGGACTGGCGGACGATTTTTCGGTCTCAAAAACCGTCATCAGCGACGACGTGGCGGTCATCGACGAGACGCTTCAGCTGGAAGGCTTCGGACGGATCGTCGTCGACCGGGGGCGAGCCGGCGGAGCGGCCTACGTTCCCAGTCTGTCGCCTCTTCGCCGGAAAACGTTCCTTGACGAGATGGTCGCGCGGCTGGGCCAGAGTTCCCGCCGCCTGCCCGCCGGGTTCATCTACTACGCCGACGTCCTGTTTCACCCGGCTACTGTCGAGTTGCTCGGGCTCGCTCTGGCGTCCGACTTCCTCGCCTCAAAGCCGACCATCGTCATGACGTCGGAAGTCAAGGGAATCCCGCTGGGACTCTCCACCGCCCGCGCCTTAGGGCTGCCTCTCGCTCTCTGCCGGTTCCGCAACAGGGCGAGCGACGGGCCGGCCGTGTGCGTCCACTATCCGACGCCGGCGGGAGAAGCTCGGGCTGTTTACATGGGAACAAAACAGCTCGGTTCGGACGATCGGGTGCTCATCGTGGACGACTTCGTCCGGGGCGGCAGTACCGTGGCGGGAATGTGTCAGGTGTCCAGGGAGTTCGGCGCTCAAATCGTCGGGGTCGGCGCGTTCATTCTCGCCGACGAGCCGGCGAAGAAGGCCGTTTCCGGCTGTCAGAGCCTGCTTCGTCTGTCGCCGGGCCGTCGGCTGTATATCTCCGGTGAGGAGGCCCCGACCGAACCGTACGACGATGACGCGGAAGGCTTGACCGTGTTATAA
- the selB gene encoding selenocysteine-specific translation elongation factor, which yields MAGREISLVIGTAGHIDHGKTTLVKALTGTDLDRLEEERRRGITIELGFTPLELPSGRVVSLVDVPGHEKLIRQMVAGASGLDAVILVVAADEGVMPQTREHLDILQLLGVSKGLVVLTKCDVVEADIYRMAREDVTELVRGTFLEGAPILPVSSVTGQGIPELKAELDRFVDSTAPRDRSGALFLPVDRVFHVAGFGTVITGTSCRGSVTRGDEVEVLPAGRPSKVRSVQVHGTSVVRAEAGQRTALCLAGIETDQVKRGDVVCSAGVFKATDCLDVGLTLLKTAPEPLAHWQRVRLHLGTSDVLARVSLLSSRELNPGEDAPVQLVLEEPAAASIGQRFVIRFYSPLRTIGGGVVINPYGRKPGNRRVRERMSGELLNLEGSLDRDDRVCRLVSARGKIELNDLMIACQEMKEDLLPQLEELQKSQRLAVVAAGSTVVFSNEEFSRNVEKICSALADYHAKYSHQPGEKPDELINGLFAEPDRRVGRAILDRLVAAGKISSEGGLIRLPSFVPLGDEAFEKSRTAVLDACRAAGYQFLTIEELGGAVSMKAKGLADLLAQLKKGGDAVVLDGTFVTSREMVDQLVEKLSAVQGGVSLADVRELTGSSRKFTVPVMEYLDGQGITRRVGDKRIVLRRSGAR from the coding sequence GTGGCCGGCCGGGAAATATCGCTGGTCATCGGCACGGCCGGACACATTGACCATGGCAAGACGACGCTGGTCAAGGCCCTGACCGGAACTGATCTGGACCGGCTGGAAGAGGAACGCCGGCGGGGCATTACCATCGAACTGGGCTTCACTCCATTGGAACTGCCCAGCGGCCGGGTTGTCAGTCTGGTCGACGTCCCCGGGCACGAGAAGCTCATCCGCCAGATGGTGGCCGGCGCCTCGGGCCTCGACGCGGTGATACTTGTCGTCGCGGCTGACGAGGGAGTCATGCCTCAGACGAGAGAGCACTTGGATATCCTCCAGCTTTTGGGGGTGTCCAAAGGCCTCGTCGTGCTCACCAAGTGCGACGTCGTCGAGGCGGACATCTACCGCATGGCCCGAGAGGACGTGACGGAGCTCGTCCGAGGAACGTTCCTTGAAGGAGCGCCGATTCTGCCGGTCTCTTCCGTCACAGGACAAGGCATTCCGGAGCTTAAAGCTGAGCTGGACCGATTCGTCGACAGCACGGCCCCGCGAGACAGGAGCGGCGCGCTCTTTCTGCCGGTCGACCGGGTCTTTCACGTGGCCGGGTTCGGCACGGTCATCACCGGCACGTCGTGCCGCGGCTCGGTGACCCGCGGTGACGAGGTAGAGGTTTTGCCCGCCGGGCGGCCGTCTAAAGTGCGGTCCGTTCAGGTTCACGGGACGTCGGTCGTCCGGGCCGAGGCCGGCCAGAGAACGGCTCTGTGCTTGGCCGGCATCGAGACGGATCAGGTGAAGCGCGGGGACGTCGTCTGCTCTGCCGGAGTTTTCAAGGCGACCGACTGTTTGGACGTGGGGCTGACCCTGCTGAAAACGGCTCCTGAGCCGCTGGCTCACTGGCAGCGGGTACGTCTCCATCTGGGAACGTCCGATGTGCTCGCCCGCGTGTCCCTGCTGTCCTCCCGGGAGCTGAACCCGGGAGAGGACGCGCCCGTTCAGCTGGTGCTTGAAGAACCTGCCGCCGCTTCCATCGGCCAGAGGTTCGTCATCCGCTTTTACAGTCCCCTGCGGACCATCGGCGGAGGCGTCGTCATCAACCCTTACGGCCGTAAGCCGGGCAACCGGCGCGTCCGCGAGCGCATGAGCGGCGAGCTGCTGAACCTTGAAGGCTCTCTTGACCGAGACGACCGGGTCTGCCGGCTCGTCAGCGCGAGAGGCAAAATCGAGCTGAACGACCTGATGATCGCCTGTCAGGAGATGAAAGAAGACCTGCTTCCCCAGCTGGAAGAGCTTCAGAAGTCCCAGCGTTTGGCGGTCGTGGCGGCCGGTTCAACGGTCGTCTTCTCCAACGAAGAGTTCAGCCGAAACGTCGAAAAGATCTGTTCTGCCTTGGCTGACTACCACGCCAAGTACTCGCACCAGCCCGGCGAAAAGCCCGACGAGCTGATCAACGGCCTGTTCGCCGAGCCGGACCGGAGGGTTGGGCGGGCGATTCTCGACCGGCTGGTTGCCGCCGGGAAAATATCCTCTGAAGGCGGGCTCATTCGTCTGCCGTCGTTCGTCCCTCTGGGGGACGAGGCCTTCGAGAAGAGTCGGACCGCCGTCCTTGACGCGTGCCGAGCCGCCGGGTATCAGTTCCTCACCATCGAAGAGCTCGGCGGCGCCGTCTCGATGAAGGCAAAGGGCTTGGCCGACCTGTTGGCTCAGCTGAAAAAGGGCGGCGACGCGGTCGTCTTGGACGGGACGTTCGTCACCTCTCGGGAGATGGTCGATCAGCTGGTCGAAAAGCTGTCGGCTGTTCAGGGCGGCGTCTCTCTGGCTGACGTGCGGGAGTTGACCGGCAGCAGCCGAAAGTTCACCGTCCCGGTGATGGAGTACTTGGACGGACAGGGGATCACCCGTCGGGTCGGGGATAAGCGGATCGTCCTCCGTCGGAGCGGGGCTCGGTGA
- the murB gene encoding UDP-N-acetylmuramate dehydrogenase: MDEQIIREIERIVPSVRDEDLSRHCSWRIGGRADLFAVPGEAGQVEAVRDFCCREGVPLVVIGQGSNLLFDDEGVRGVVMKIGSRCGACVIDGETVRVQAGAWGPGVVRQTGSRGLSGLEHLIGVPGCLGGLVFMNAGSLRRCIGESVVSVKALDPTGQIQEVSQKDCGFSYRSSVFQSGGWIILSAVLRLVQSDRLGVLAEMAAVLADRKRKFPLRWPTCGSVFSNDTGLFERFGPPGKVIDRMGLKGTAVGSMAVSAEHGNFIINRGGGTCAQAVALIGLLRRRVFARTGIWMNTEVRYVSPAGLVFPASRLCGE, from the coding sequence TTGGACGAGCAGATCATCCGGGAAATCGAGCGGATTGTCCCGTCAGTTCGAGATGAGGATTTGAGCCGGCACTGCAGCTGGCGAATCGGCGGACGGGCCGATCTGTTTGCCGTCCCCGGCGAGGCCGGGCAAGTCGAAGCGGTTCGGGACTTCTGCTGTCGGGAAGGCGTTCCGCTCGTCGTCATCGGCCAAGGGTCAAACCTGTTGTTTGACGACGAGGGCGTGCGCGGCGTGGTGATGAAAATAGGATCCCGCTGCGGCGCCTGCGTCATTGACGGCGAAACCGTTCGCGTGCAGGCGGGAGCTTGGGGGCCGGGGGTCGTCCGTCAGACCGGCTCGCGGGGGCTGTCCGGGCTGGAACACCTGATCGGCGTACCGGGCTGTTTGGGTGGGTTGGTGTTCATGAATGCCGGAAGCCTGCGGCGCTGTATCGGCGAGTCGGTCGTCTCGGTGAAAGCCCTCGACCCGACAGGCCAAATTCAGGAAGTTTCGCAGAAGGACTGCGGCTTCTCGTACCGGTCGTCGGTCTTTCAGTCCGGCGGTTGGATCATCCTTTCAGCGGTCCTGCGTCTTGTCCAGTCCGATCGGCTGGGCGTCTTGGCCGAAATGGCCGCGGTTTTGGCCGACCGGAAGCGGAAGTTCCCCCTTCGATGGCCAACCTGCGGGTCGGTGTTCAGCAACGACACCGGGCTGTTCGAGCGGTTTGGCCCTCCCGGCAAGGTCATCGACCGGATGGGGCTCAAAGGGACGGCGGTCGGCTCAATGGCCGTGAGCGCCGAACACGGCAACTTCATCATCAACCGAGGCGGCGGTACCTGCGCTCAAGCCGTGGCCCTGATAGGGCTTCTGCGCCGTCGGGTCTTTGCCCGTACCGGCATTTGGATGAACACGGAAGTCCGCTACGTGAGCCCTGCCGGCTTGGTTTTTCCGGCCAGCCGGCTCTGCGGGGAATAA
- the selA gene encoding L-seryl-tRNA(Sec) selenium transferase translates to MLDVSNENKRQALLRSLPAMEKVLSDSRLSGYDDLVDRGTMKKICRSTLDRWRADILADQRETYSDESFFAEIVEELKRRQKPSLRPVINATGVVIHTNLGRSPLAEQAVQAVAEVARGYSTLEYNLESGHRGQRNSHVEWLLCQLTGAEAAVVVNNNAGAVLLALAALAGGKQAVVSRGELVEIGGSFRIPDIMGFAGTELVEVGCTNRTHVSDYEKAITDDTAMLLKVHPSNFRITGFHSQVPREELAELAHRRGVLLMEDLGSGILADPRALGIEDEPTVCQCLDSGVDVVTFSGDKLLGGPQFGGIVGRRNVIDRLRHHQLLRALRCDKLSLAAAEATLRLYLSGQWRQVPTLAMVSAPATVLYERAEALKRKIDAELADLCLLTAVVQTQDAVGGGSYPERPLAGWGVSVRSSESLSSGAIQERLRHADFPVVAGAGDGALVLHLRTLAPDCESALLKSLRQALEA, encoded by the coding sequence GTGTTGGACGTGAGCAACGAGAATAAGAGGCAGGCTCTTTTGCGGTCTTTGCCGGCCATGGAAAAAGTGCTGAGCGATTCGAGGCTGTCAGGGTACGATGACCTTGTCGACCGAGGCACGATGAAAAAAATCTGCCGGAGCACATTGGACCGCTGGCGGGCCGATATTTTGGCCGACCAAAGAGAAACGTACAGCGACGAGTCCTTTTTCGCCGAAATCGTCGAAGAACTGAAACGGCGTCAGAAGCCCAGCCTTCGCCCGGTGATCAACGCCACAGGCGTGGTGATCCACACCAACTTAGGCCGCTCTCCGCTGGCAGAACAGGCTGTTCAAGCCGTCGCGGAAGTGGCCCGAGGCTACAGCACGTTGGAATACAACTTGGAGAGCGGTCACCGCGGCCAGAGAAACAGCCACGTGGAATGGCTCCTGTGCCAGCTCACCGGGGCGGAAGCGGCCGTCGTCGTGAACAACAACGCCGGCGCGGTTCTGCTCGCTCTGGCGGCTCTGGCCGGCGGAAAACAGGCCGTCGTCTCCCGGGGCGAGTTGGTCGAGATCGGCGGCTCCTTTCGGATTCCCGATATCATGGGCTTCGCTGGAACCGAGCTCGTCGAGGTGGGCTGCACCAACCGAACTCACGTCTCCGACTACGAGAAGGCCATCACCGACGACACGGCCATGCTTCTCAAAGTGCACCCGTCCAACTTCCGAATTACCGGATTCCACTCCCAGGTTCCCCGCGAGGAACTGGCCGAACTGGCTCACCGCCGGGGCGTCCTGCTGATGGAGGACCTGGGCAGCGGCATCTTGGCCGATCCGAGAGCGCTGGGAATTGAGGACGAACCGACCGTTTGCCAGTGCCTCGACTCGGGCGTCGACGTCGTGACGTTCTCTGGGGACAAACTGCTCGGCGGGCCGCAGTTCGGCGGGATCGTCGGCCGCCGAAACGTCATCGATCGCCTGCGTCACCACCAGCTGCTGCGGGCTCTCCGGTGCGACAAACTGTCGCTGGCCGCAGCCGAGGCGACCCTTCGGCTTTACCTGAGCGGCCAGTGGAGGCAGGTTCCGACGTTGGCCATGGTCTCGGCTCCGGCCACCGTTTTGTACGAGCGCGCCGAAGCGCTGAAGAGGAAAATCGACGCTGAGCTGGCGGACCTGTGCCTGCTAACCGCCGTCGTTCAGACCCAAGACGCCGTTGGCGGCGGCTCCTACCCGGAACGCCCTCTGGCCGGGTGGGGGGTCTCCGTGAGGTCTTCCGAGTCCCTCAGCTCCGGGGCGATTCAAGAGCGGCTCCGTCACGCCGACTTTCCCGTTGTGGCCGGCGCCGGCGACGGGGCCCTCGTCCTGCACCTGCGGACGCTTGCCCCCGACTGCGAATCGGCCCTGCTGAAGTCGTTGCGCCAAGCGCTGGAGGCGTGA
- a CDS encoding ferredoxin, which yields MKVSINEERCIGCGVCIQIDPDVFSLASSRGVAKVIRPEGNSLVSQAMTSCPVDAIIVEE from the coding sequence ATGAAGGTCTCGATTAACGAAGAACGGTGCATCGGCTGCGGCGTCTGCATCCAGATAGATCCGGACGTGTTTTCTCTCGCCAGCTCACGTGGTGTGGCAAAAGTCATCCGCCCTGAAGGCAACAGCTTGGTGTCTCAGGCGATGACCAGCTGTCCTGTTGACGCTATCATCGTCGAGGAATAA